One window of the Dendropsophus ebraccatus isolate aDenEbr1 chromosome 12, aDenEbr1.pat, whole genome shotgun sequence genome contains the following:
- the LOC138768633 gene encoding olfactory receptor 8G17-like — MKRNQTIAIEFFLLGFGDLHGLHIPLFFLCLLVYILCLVGNILIIVLVSSSILMDSPMYFFLCHLSLCDMLLTTNIVPSLLHIILRNGRSMPFPDCITQFQFFAVSTGTECLLLTVMSYDRYLAICRPLSYIPIMDTKLRHHLVLGSWGLSFSITSIIAVLLSRLNFCGDNVIDHFFCDFVPILQLSCSDTSLLQTVDLILTAPVTLLPFIAIIVSYVFISAVIVNIPTVTGRQKAFSTCSSHITVVSIYYVSLCAIYLVPSSGRSVIMLKVLSFIYTVITPSLNPLIYTLRNQEIKVPFMKIFGLKSKKNLRLWKQQ, encoded by the coding sequence ATGAAGAGGAACCAGACAATCGCCATTGAATTCTTCCTCCTTGGCTTCGGGGATCTCCATGGTCTCCATATCCCTCTGTTTTTTCTGTGTTTGCTGGTTTACATCCTGTGTTTGGTCGGGAACATCTTGATTATAGTTCTGGTGTCCTCCTCTATCCTTATGGACTcccccatgtacttcttcctctGCCACCTGTCTCTGTGTGACATGCTCCTCACCACCAACATTGTGCCCAGTCTCCTCCACATCATCTTGAGGAATGGTAGAAGCATGCCATTCCCTGACTGCATCACCCAATTCCAGTTCTTTGCAGTGTCCACGGGCACTGAGTGTCTCCTTCTGACGGTCATGTCTTATGATCGATACTTGGCCATCTGTCGCCCCCTGTCTTACATACCCATCATGGACACAAAGCTTAGGCACCACCTTGTGCTGGGCTCCTGGGGTCTGAGCTTTTCCATCACATCCATCATTGCTGTTCTGCTATCTAGACTGAACTTCTGTGGTGACAACGTCATTGACCATTTCTTCTGTGACTTTGTGCCCATCCTCCAGCTTTCCTGCTCGGACACTTCACTATTACAAACCGTTGACCTCATCCTGACGGCCCCAGTGACCCTGTTACCCTTCATAGCCATCATTGTCAGCTATGTCTTTATATCGGCGGTCATCGTGAATATCCCTACAGTGACGGGACGGCAGAAGGcgttctccacctgtagctctcACATCACCGTGGTCTCTATATACTATGTGTCACTATGTGCTATATACTTGGTGCCGTCTTCTGGGCGCTCAGTGATCATGTTAAAGGTTCTCTCATTCATATACACAGTCATCACCCCCTCGCTTAACCCTTTAATATACACGTTACGAAACCAAGAGATCAAAGTGCCATTCATGAAAATATTTGGTTTAAAATCGAAAAAAAATTTACGTTTGTGGAAACAGCAATAA